A genomic window from Salvia miltiorrhiza cultivar Shanhuang (shh) chromosome 5, IMPLAD_Smil_shh, whole genome shotgun sequence includes:
- the LOC131025713 gene encoding uncharacterized protein LOC131025713 translates to MVPRHQNCRLPRRSNIWFLAHPDVVSSIVFSSSQVIVADCIWMSRHFRVAVVHGANNQVARRQLWADLLHFTDGNTVVIGDFNAVKGANERLSSAVTNRSSCREFCAFIDASGFIESPTSGGFESMWSNIVTHALPRLTSDHSPLILICRADSGQGRRSFKFLNMWVTHPNFQELAALGTLLNRKSILLQQKSRANWLNDGDRNSSFFHHLIKFRKRALRIEHLKIGDNMVYDHSIIEAHIIDFFSNLFREEGQRNVDRVMLEAIIDEWVTEEQNNTLIRIPDDEEIAAAVFGMDSNSAPGPDGFSGSFFQNCWSIIKTDIVVAVKAFFLKSYLPTGCNASTLILIPKKEAVDTVADLRLIILSNFFFKIISKILATRLGDIASRGVSQNQFGFISGRSIHDCIVMGSEGFSCMNRTGRRSNMACKIDIRKAFDTMNWNFILQVLRVNGFHERFIQWISIIFSSARISILYNGQLSGYFACSRGVRQGDPLSPILFGIAEDVLSHLFLNCVRSGHLVPMDYSRTTHFPTHLLYADDILIFCKASVKNARKIKEILELYGDLAGQICSPEKSRIFFSEKVQPGLRHGVSRCLGFASGDLPVIYLGVPLFVGRIRASYFDSIHDRIVQKFARWKGLHLSMAGRICLVRSVIQSSVTHSMMIYRWPKSLIHNLDRCCRNFIWSGSIDTKPVCTVRWSRVCSSRAEGGLGVRSFSAMNASFLMKLAWRLVKGKDLMAATLRTRYLNCFDQAKNNIASSPFWTSIRDHVSQLVEDSYSLIGVGAATMFWCDDWLGYKLIDKLKIPCYMLDFLTQAVDEYFFDGIWHFSEDFIINYPDIVIDILLLPIGGDEDTRFWKHSVSGEVTSASAYSHSSQDFPKVLWGKWIWELFIPERRSIVCWRIIHQRLPTVDNLIRRGIQGPNRCALCKTAEESINHLFWDCEMIKPIWREFLHWFKQEDLMQCVDIHSFMVSAWSLDCSSLIKTFWKVGIINILWKIWDCRNHAIFDDLEFNAIMIKSFIKASFREVDQHFKKLGNSDNTWSDYLILRSIDVATRAKPPPTMIEVHWWPPAVSWMKVNTDGSAHGTPGSIAAGGVFRDSWGWVRGCFHFKGGRGFAFEAELLAVIHAISIAHNRGWFSLWVEADSAYVVRLLQARSMDVPWRFMGLWKQTILKLSNFNMQVSHIYREGNSAADIMANHDRHEGWWPFAIEEIKLATNLDMATHSAIRIKT, encoded by the exons ATGGTCCCTCGTCATCAAAACTGTAGACTCCCTCGGAGATCTAATATCTGGTTTCTTGCTCATCCGGATGTGGTTTCTAGCATTGTCTTTTCTTCCAGTCAGGTGATTGTAGCAGATTGCATTTGGATGTCGCGGCATTTTCGAGTGGCTGTGGTGCATGGGGCTAACAACCAGGTTGCTCGTCGCCAACTCTGGGCGGATCTCCTTCATTTCACCGATGGTAATACGGTGgttattggtgattttaacGCGGTTAAGGGAGCTAATGAACGACTGAGCTCGGCCGTTACTAACAGAAGCTCGTGTCGGGAGTTCTGTGCTTTTATTGATGCCTCGGGTTTCATTGAGTCTCCCACCTCGGGA GGATTTGAGTCGATGTGGTCCAACATTGTGACTCATGCTCTTCCTCGATTGACCTCGGATCACTCTCCGTTGATCTTGATTTGCCGTGCTGATTCTGGTCAGGGAAGGCGGTCCTTCAAATTCCTCAATATGTGGGTTACTCATCCAAATTTTCAAGAGTTG GCTGCTCTTGGGACTCTTCTGAATAGGAAGTCTATTCTTCTTCAACAAAAGAGCAGAGCGAACTGGCTAAATGATGGTGATCGTAATTCGTCCTTTTTTCATCACTTGATTAAGTTTCGTAAAAGAGCGCTAAGGATTGAACATCTTAAGATTGGAGACAATATGGTTTATGATCATAGTATCATTGAAGCCCACATCATTGATTTTTTCTCGAATCTTTTTCGAGAGGAAGGGCAACGCAATGTGGACAGAGTTATGCTGGAGGCTATTATTGATGAGTGGGTTACGGAGGAGCAAAATAACACACTCATTCGAATACCAGATGACGAGGAAATCGCGGCTGCTGTTTTTGGAATGGATTCTAACAGTGCTCCGGGCCCGGATGGTTTTTCTGGTTCGTTCTTTCAGAATTGTTGGAGTATCATTAAAACTGACATTGTTGTTGCTGTAAAGGCTTTCTTTTTAAAGAGTTATTTGCCGACTGGTTGTAATGCGAGTACTTTGATTCTCATTCCGAAGAAGGAGGCGGTGGACACTGTTGCTGATCTTAGACTGATCATCCTCTCAAACTTCTTTTTTAAGATCATCTCGAAGATTTTAGCTACGAGGTTGGGCGATATTGCTTCGAGAGGCGTCTCTCAGAATCAGTTTGGGTTTATTAGTGGCCGCTCCATTCATGATTGTATTGTGATGGGCTCGGAGGGTTTTAGCTGTATGAACAGAACTGGGCGTCGTTCgaacatggcttgcaagattgacatcCGAAAAGCGTTTGATACGATGAACTGGAATTTTATTTTGCAGGTGCTTCGGGTGAATGGCTTTCATGAGAGATTCATTCAGTGGATTTCGATTATCTTCAGCTCGGCTCGAATTTCCATTCTTTATAATGGACAGCTCAGTGGTTATTTCGCTTGTTCTCGTGGTGTGCGGCAAGGCGACCCCCTGTCTCCGATCCTTTTTGGTATAGCGGAAGACGTGCTGAGTCATCTTTTTTTGAACTGTGTGCGGTCAGGACACCTTGTGCCTATGGACTACAGTCGCACTACCCATTTCCCCACTCACCTGCTTTACGCGGATGATATTTTAATCTTTTGCAAAGCCTCGGTGAAAAATGCTCGTAAAATCAAAGAGATTCTGGAGTTGTATGGTGATCTTGCTGGACAGATTTGCAGTCCGGAAAAATCCCGTATTTTTTTCTCTGAAAAAGTCCAGCCGGGATTGAGACATGGGGTTTCGAGATGTCTGGGTTTCGCTTCGGGAGATCTGCCGGTCATTTACTTGGGGGTTCCTTTGTTTGTTGGCAGAATCAGGGCTTCTTATTTTGATTCTATACATGATCGTATTGTACAGAAATTTGCTCGTTGGAAAGGTCTTCATCTGTCTATGGCAGGTCGTATTTGCTTGGTTCGGTCGGTCATTCAGAGCTCTGTCACGCACTCAATGATGATTTATCGTTGGCCAAAGTCGCTAATACACAATTTGGATAGATGCTGTCGCAATTTCATTTGGTCGGGTAGTATTGACACGAAACCGGTTTGTACGGTTAGATGGTCCAGAGTTTGCAGCTCTCGTGCGGAGGGAGGTTTAGGGGTGCGCTCGTTCTCTGCTATGAATGCTAGTTTTCTGATGAAATTAGCCTGGCGTCTTGTGAAAGGTAAAGATCTTATGGCGGCCACCTTGAGAACGAGGTATCTCAATTGTTTTGATCAAGCGAAGAATAATATTGCTTCCTCCCCGTTTTGGACAAGTATTCGTGATCATGTGAGTCAGTTAGTTGAGGACTCTTATTCTCTTATTGGGGTGGGTGCTGCTACAATGTTCTGGTGCGATGATTGGCTTGGCTATAAATTGATTGATAAGCTAAAGATACCCTGCTACATGTTAGATTTCCTTACTCAGGCCGTGGATGAGTATTTTTTTGATGGAATCTGGCACTTCTCTGAAGATTTCATAATCAACTATCCTGATATTGTTATTgatattcttcttcttcctatTGGTGGTGATGAGGACACTCGTTTCTGGAAGCATTCGGTTAGTGGAGAGGTCACTTCTGCCTCGGCCTACTCTCATTCGAGCCAGGATTTCCCTAAAGTTCTTTGGGGTAAATGGATTTGGGAGCTTTTCATTCCGGAGAGACGTTCGATTGTGTGCTGGCGTATTATTCACCAACGCTTGCCGACGGTGGATAATCTCATCCGCCGGGGAATTCAGGGTCCAAATCGTTGTGCTTTGTGTAAGACTGCGGAGGAGTCGATAAATCACTTATTTTGGGATTGTGAGATGATTAAGCCTATTTGGAGAGAGTTTTTGCATTGGTTTAAACAAGAGGATTTAATGCAATGTGTTGATATTCACAGTTTCATGGTTAGCGCCTGGTCCTTGGATTGCAGCTCGCTGATCAAAACATTTTGGAAGGTGggtattattaatattttgtggAAAATATGGGATTGTCGTAATCATGCTATTTTTGATGATTTGGAGTTTAACGCCATAATGATTAAGAGCTTTATCAAAGCGAGTTTTAGAGAGGTGGATCAGCACTTCAAAAAACTAGGTAATTCTGATAATACCTGGTCGGATTATCTCATTTTGCGTTCGATTGATGTGGCCACTAGAGCCAAGCCACCGCCGACGATGATTGAGGTACATTGGTGGCCTCCAGCTGTTAGTTGGATGAAGGTCAATACGGATGGCTCGGCTCATGGGACGCCGGGCAGTATTGCTGCGGGGGGAGTCTTTAGAGACAGCTGGGGCTGGGTTCGAGGCTGCTTTCATTTTAAGGGTGGGCgcggttttgcctttgaagccgAGCTTCTGGCGGTGATCCATGCAATCTCGATTGCCCATAATCGAGGTTGGTTTTCTTTATGGGTGGAAGCCGACTCTGCTTATGTGGTTCGGCTTCTTCAGGCGAGAAGCATGGACGTTCCTTGGCGCTTCATGGGTCTTTGGAAGCAAACCATTTTGAAGTTGTCAAACTTCAATATGCAGGTGTCGCACATTTATCGTGAAGGAAACAGCGCTGCGGACATTATGGCAAACCATGATCGACATGAGGGGTGGTGGCCTTTTGCCATTGAGGAGATAAAATTGGCAACCAATTTGGATATGGCAACGCATAGTGCGATTCGCATCAAGACTTGA
- the LOC131024258 gene encoding uncharacterized protein LOC131024258 isoform X1, giving the protein MRDLQLQTPQRDQNSANRRLKTVSDPNRNLQKTAKKSLNPLFKCHSEDDSAILQSLKEFSEASDDNSFAESAENSLASAHPAKTQSLESDAVSDLTSTLSSSSLTATPYKHVSIETAYTDKPEMDSIKMGGSVEAEVVIKHLREARVQVLKSKDIGPSKNVVEALINIIIEEFCGSVYEEDEWLDKLLSSKRNQVSLICIMVLFSLLMVWFLSSSSNGSLTGPTPT; this is encoded by the exons ATGAGAGATCTTCAGCTTCAAACACCACAGAGAGATCAAAATTCTGCAAATCGGCGGCTGAAAACAGTTTCGGATCCCAATAGGAATCTGCAGAAG aCCGCGAAAAAGAGCTTGAATCCTTTGTTTAAATGTCACTCCGAAGATGATTCTGCTATTTTGCAGTCGCTGAAGGAGTTTTCCGAGGCTTCAGATGATAATTCCTTTGCTGAATCTGCTGAG AACTCTTTGGCGTCAGCTCATCCAGCAAAGACACAATCATTAGAGTCAGATGCTGTCTCAGATCTGACTTCAACGCTATCCTCCTCCTCTTTGACTGCTACTCCTTACAAGCATGTTTCCATTGAAACAGCCTACACCGACAAACCTGAAATGGATTCTATCAAGATGGGAGGATCAGTTGAGGCAGAGGTAGTGATAAAACATTTAAGAGAAGCTAGAGTTCAAGTCTTGAAATCAAAAGATATTGGCCCTTCAAAGAATGTCGTGGAGGCTCTCATAAACATCATCATTGAAGAGTTTTGTGGTAGTGTTTATGAAGAGGATGAATGGCTTGATAAACTCCTGTCGAGTAAGCGCAATCAGGTTTCCTTGATCTGTATTATGGTGCTATTCTCTCTGTTGATGGTTTGGTTCCTCAGTTCGAGTTCAAATGGATCCCTCACTGGACCAACACCAACATAA
- the LOC131024258 gene encoding uncharacterized protein LOC131024258 isoform X2, protein MRDLQLQTPQRDQNSANRRLKTVSDPNRNLQKSLKEFSEASDDNSFAESAENSLASAHPAKTQSLESDAVSDLTSTLSSSSLTATPYKHVSIETAYTDKPEMDSIKMGGSVEAEVVIKHLREARVQVLKSKDIGPSKNVVEALINIIIEEFCGSVYEEDEWLDKLLSSKRNQVSLICIMVLFSLLMVWFLSSSSNGSLTGPTPT, encoded by the exons ATGAGAGATCTTCAGCTTCAAACACCACAGAGAGATCAAAATTCTGCAAATCGGCGGCTGAAAACAGTTTCGGATCCCAATAGGAATCTGCAGAAG TCGCTGAAGGAGTTTTCCGAGGCTTCAGATGATAATTCCTTTGCTGAATCTGCTGAG AACTCTTTGGCGTCAGCTCATCCAGCAAAGACACAATCATTAGAGTCAGATGCTGTCTCAGATCTGACTTCAACGCTATCCTCCTCCTCTTTGACTGCTACTCCTTACAAGCATGTTTCCATTGAAACAGCCTACACCGACAAACCTGAAATGGATTCTATCAAGATGGGAGGATCAGTTGAGGCAGAGGTAGTGATAAAACATTTAAGAGAAGCTAGAGTTCAAGTCTTGAAATCAAAAGATATTGGCCCTTCAAAGAATGTCGTGGAGGCTCTCATAAACATCATCATTGAAGAGTTTTGTGGTAGTGTTTATGAAGAGGATGAATGGCTTGATAAACTCCTGTCGAGTAAGCGCAATCAGGTTTCCTTGATCTGTATTATGGTGCTATTCTCTCTGTTGATGGTTTGGTTCCTCAGTTCGAGTTCAAATGGATCCCTCACTGGACCAACACCAACATAA
- the LOC131024259 gene encoding transcription factor bHLH148-like, translating into MMSSLLSSNPAVNSDRSSTRRKKKKKIHHDAQIQADNQQNISPIQWKSDAQQQIYSSKLLHALQQVRLGSSGSEPSAPRRVRDAAYGVLAATARGRSRWSRAILTNRLKLKFMKKNNIAKRQRKMMTVIAAGNQPRKKSKVGVLRLKSKCLPAFQRKARVLSRLVPGCRKQPLPVVLEETTDYIAALEMQVRAMSALAELLTVSGSSSSSTATAQPGSVRTPPN; encoded by the exons aTGATGTCATCGCTGTTATCATCGAATCCAGCAGTAAATTCGGACAGATCATCCAccagaagaaagaagaagaagaaaatccaTCACGACGCCCAAATCCAAGCCGACAACCAGCAAAACATCTCCCCGATTCAATGGAAATCCGACGCTCAGCAGCAAATCTACTCATCGAAGCTGCTCCACGCGCTGCAGCAGGTCCGGCTCGGCTCGTCGGGATCCGAGCCGTCGGCTCCGCGGCGGGTGCGCGACGCCGCGTACGGCGTCCTGGCCGCGACGGCGAGGGGGCGGTCGCGGTGGAGCCGCGCGATACTGACGAACCGGCTGAAGCTCAAGTTCATGAAGAAGAACAACATCGCGAAGCGGCAGCGCAAGATGATGACAGTGATCGCCGCCGGGAATCAGCCGCGGAAGAAGTCGAAGGTCGGCGTCTTGCGGCTCAAGTCCAAGTGCTTGCCGGCGTTTCAGCGGAAGGCGCGGGTGCTGAGCCGGTTGGTCCCCGGCTGCCGGAAACAACCGTTGCCGGTGGTTTTGGAGGAGACGACGGATTATATAGCTGCGCTGGAAATGCAG GTGCGAGCCATGAGTGCATTAGCCGAGCTACTTACCGTTTCAGGCTCATCTTCTAGCAGCACAGCCACAGCGCAACCCGGCTCAGTGCGGACCCCACCCAACTAA